CTCATATCCATTTTTTATAGCGTAGTTCCTTCGGTATCTCTCGAACACCCCGGCCCAAGCGACCGAGATTATCGAGATTGCTAGACCGATGCCGACCCTCTGGAGTTGAGAAGCGCCGTGCGGGTGGCCGGTGATGCGCCGAGAGAGCGGAACGAATACCGAGTAGTAGAGAGAAAGTATGAGGAATATGCTGAGGCCAGGGAAGACTGGCATGCATGTGACAGGGAGCTTAAGACGGCCTATGTGAGTGTTCAAGGTGTATGCTTGTTGCACTGAAAGAGTGAGATATTCTGTTAGCACTAAATTGAGAATGATTGTGCAGGCTGGTATTGGAATCAGCTTCAAAAGAATCTTCACTTCCTCCACTTGAGTCACTGTGCAAAGCCTCCATGGGCTTGGATTACCTCCATCATCCTTTAACTCGAGTGCTGCCTTGTCTAAACACCTGCGTAAATCACCGCTAAATTCAAAAACTTAACTTAACGTGCCTAAGATACTAATACGATCTCTTACTCTAATTCGACAAACCTGAAATCATTTGTGTGAAGGATCTTTCCGCTGCCTTTGATAGCGGAATGCTTGCCATCGACCTCGTACAAGCCAACCATCTCGCTGCTAGAAAACAAGGCGTTTCTCTTCCTGAATGCAGCCACAAGGACTTGAGCAACCCTTGTGAGAGGGCTACCTCCAGGCAACCGATGTCGATACAACGGAGTACCGAGAAAGAAGACGGCGTTTGAGAAGCCCATGGCGATGGCTAGGGAGCCAAAAGCAGCTCCCCATCCATGCTTGATTTGAATGTAAACAACAGCAGTGAAGGCCACAATGGCTCCAGTGGTGACAGAAAGgtaaaagaagttgaaaaagCGATCCAAATGAGACTTGTAGTCTTTGCTTTTCTCATCAAACTGATCAGCCCCAAAAGAAGACACACATGGCCTAATACCTGCAGCCCCAAAGCCTGTCAAGTAAAGGACTGTGTAAAGGTAAGTCATTTGCCATGCCTTGGCTGGCTCACATTTGCCAAGAAGCAGTGATAACTCATCACATATCTCCTGGTTTGGTACAAATGCACTAATTGTGGCACATAGAGTTATTCCTATTAAGCCCTGCATTTAGTTAAAATCAACCATTTCTTCAATATCATCATCAGCTTTGAATTCATAGGAGGAGCTTATAATAAGAACGAATCGTACCCCGAGATAGATTGTAGTAAAGATCGCAATCGTCCAATAACGACCGAGATATGCATCGGCGATGAAACCGCCAAGAACAGAGGAtgcttgtgagatcccaaggAAATTGTTAACTGCATCTGATGAAGTTGTAAATGGCATATGCATCACATAGAACATAAAGGCTACCATGTTCACTGACAGCCCAAAATAAGCCATTCTCTCTGCCATTTCATTCCCTTGTAAACAAAATCAACACAAGTTTCAACTCCAAGTACTAACAACAAGCAAAACAAGCACAACAAGCAACAAGCTGCTTaccaaaaatgaagaaggCTGCTATCCAGCCGCCCGTCTTTGAAAGATCAGCAATCGGTTTACCACGGATATTAACCGGAGTCGTTCCTCCAGTGTAACCACGCCCGAACGCCGTCCTCCGATCGTCCGATTCAACGAAAAACATCCCAAGCTTCTTCCTCTGCTCGTCCAATCTTGCAGGCATTTCAACCATCTCCTGAGGTGATTTGATTTCTGTACTTCCCATACCTGTGAATCCctggaaacaaaaacaaaatccaccACTGTCTTCACAGAGAACTCAAAACAGAACTGTTGTCCATAGTGAGAAAGAAATATCTTTGGTTATAAGGCCATAATTTTGTGCAAGCTTTGTTGACTGTTAGTGAGTGAGTGATTTTGAGTGCCTAATCAATAGGAATCCAACCAAACAGCATAGGCCCACTTAAGAAGATTACAAGAAATGAATTTCTTCACCACAAGACAAAGAAGTCCCAATTAATCACCGGTTGGATTATGGTTAGGAATTGATTTTTCCATAATGGCAACAAACTTAGAATCAAAGCTTACGCTGGGGGTAGCTGTTCGtatcctttttcttatttcttatttcttataCATATTTTTGGAGATGGGGTCCCATTGAAGGtgtaaatttatgaaactaaaACAGGAAAAAGGAGGAATTGGACAGTGCATTTATGGTTTGAGACAGATTGGGTAAATGTGGGTGAAGAAATATGGGGTAGCAACTataatgaaattgaatatCCAAATTGTGAGGCGTATAGGCTGGCAATGCTCATTTAATACCGACTTGGCGGATAGCGTTATGAGCAAGCCTGGCCTCATTCAAACGTCTCTAACTAGACAGCTCTTATGGGTTTCAAAGCTTGGCATCTTCACTTTAAATTCTTACCCATTCAAAATGGTCTATAAACTTTCCACTTCATGGTTAATAGGCTTTCGGTCCTTGGTTAATAAACTTTCggtcaataaatttttaacttgttctattttctttttttaagagtaAATTTTGTGTTCTATGTGGTTCAAATACTTCTAAGACATGAAGTTCAAAGATTttcgaggtgggatctcaccacctctttggggctcaacgtcttcgctggcacaccgcctagtgtttACCTCTTTTCGGGGCTtagcgtccttgttgacacaccgcccagtgtccaccctctttcggggcttagcgtcctcgctgacccACCACCTGGTGTCCACCTCCTTTCGAAGcttagcgtccttgctgacacaccatccggtgtccaccccccttcgggactcagcgtcctcactgacacaccacctggtgtccacctccctttggagCTTAACATCtttgctgacacatcgcccggtgtctacccccttcgggacttagcgtcctcactggcacaccgcccggtgtccatcccctttggagcatagcgtcctcactgacacacctCTCAcggtctggctctaataccatttgtaacaattcaagcctaccgctaacagatatggTTCTATCTAGGCTTTCCATTTCGAGATTTTCCTCAAGGTAAACATGGTtgctaggtagaggtttccacacccttataagaaatgtttcattcccctgtCCAATCGTTATGGGaacttacaatccacccccttcgaagTCCAGCGTCGTTGCTGGCACTCactcctctctccaatcgatgtgggatctcacataaagcGTTCTCAACGGTTCACTTAGGttgataaataatttctaatcACTTGCATCCAATTTGACTAAAAATAATGGGAAGACTGAATACTAATTTCTCAAGAGCCAATAAGAGAAATTGTTTTGCATACGTAGCCATCCAGATAGCTTGTAGTATTATTCGTTCTAAAAAATTCCACACCTTATTAGAAGGAaacattaaagaaattaattaacaaaaggcTACAAAAGAGAGACTTCATGGACCAAATCCAAACCAAGTCAACTTCAACTGCGTGAAAATCAATCTAActcaaattaaatagaaatttgtTGACTTTTCCTACTAATTAAGAATTAACATTTCTTTAATTGCATATTAATTGAAACGTACCGTGTTAGAACTGCAAAGACTTGTATAAATTGGGAGGAGATTATGAGTTTTGATTCATAAGCAAATAGAGTATAAGGTTTAGAAGTGAGATATCAAATGGAAGCAGCAGCAATGAAGGTCGTGGCGTTGGCTGTGAGTTTGGTGTTGATACTCACTTATGCTCATGCAGACACAGGCACAGCAACATTCTATACGCCTCCTTACGTCCGTGAGTATCTAAACATATCCTTTCTCTACGCTAATCCCAATAGTTTTGTATTGTCATGCTTTGTTTGGTTCATATGTGTAGCGTCTGCATGCTTCGGGTTCGAGGAGCAAGGGACACTGATAGCAGCAGCCAGCGAAGGCATATACAACAATGGCGCAGCCTGTGGGAGAATGTACAGAGTGACATGCACTGGCCCAACAAACTTGGGCGTTCCACAGCCATGCACAGGCAACACTGTCACTGTCAAGGTCGTTGACCTCTGCCCATCTCCTGGCTGCCAAGCCACCATTGACCTCTCCCAGGAAGCTTTCTCCTCCATCGCCAATCCCGACGCTGGAAAAATCAACATCGAATTTACCGAGTAAGCTCTAAAATTTACTCTACTAATGTCCACGGGGCGGGGTAGGGACACCCGCTTCTCCTTTAGTAGCCTAAAAACCTTTCTTCCTTCGGATTATTTTGCAGGGTCTGATAAACAGGAGCCTTTATTTCCAATATATGTATGTTTGTTTCCAATAATCAATCGAACGAAAACTCCTTAGGCTCGTGAAGTCGTCTCTAGCGGGCTGCTAGACATTGACTTCGGCTCAAGTCAATGTTGTACGGTCTATATGGTATCGTAACAAATGGTTGTAGTAATCACATAtcgttaaataaaaaatatttcggtggtcttgatttttttgctttgaaataaaacaaatatgataaaaacGGAACTAAAAACCATTTCAATCGGATTTAAACTCCTAAGCTTATAATTGgactaaattctaaattacaTATGCGAAAGAAAACTATTAGAACGTTGAACGAAAAAATGAATGTGTTTGAATGTTGTTTAATCAGACTTAATCTAgacaaacataattttttaaaattatatacgACATTCGGAATATATATTGGATTTTATTCTAATGATGTCATCATAGAGCTTGCTTACATATCTCTGGAGGCACCGCTTTGCCATTCCCAGGTGGAGAAGATAACGAAAATAGGCCGCTCTCTCCTCTTCCCGCAACATAGTGTGAAATCGTACCGAAGTACAAGAGAATTCCCTAAAAGACCCAGCACTAACGAAGATAATAGAATTGTGAAACTGAGTTGGAGTGGTGAATGAGTTTACGTTTTAGAGGCGGGTCGATCCGGTCTTTTTatggttttcttttatatatatatatatatatatatatatataaattttgcaacaaagaaaaattttaaattaaatgttggCGGACCGTCGGAGACAGGTCGCGGGAAAAACCGGCCGTTTCACAACCCGCCAGGAGTACGGTACAAATATCTCGAGGGCTCTATAAATACATCTACGTACCCTCATTTGAGACCGCCGATTCATTTTTTCTCGTCCCGGCTCTCGTTGCCCTAATCGTCGCCGACGGAATCTTGGGAGGCTACGTTTACAGGTATTCCGAAGTTCTCTGTTAATCCTTCGTTATTTTTCTGAGGCCATGTTAGTTTTAGGGGCCATGCTGTCGTTATAATCATGGCAGTCAGTTTCTCGTCTacgttttttcattttaatattctaGTTTTGTCAAGGTTTGATCTTccaatattgtttttattttttaaattgacgAAGATTTCTCTTGAATTGttgttcatcttctttctGATACGTAGTGCCTATACCATAATCTTGACTCCGAAAGACAAATGTTAGTAAGTTTTGGCAGAAACATACCTTCGCCTCCATGGCTATTTTTGATTGTTCAAGATAGATTGTTGCATGAGACGTTTCGAGTTTGCTGGGCTTAGGTTTCAGAATCTCAAGTGAATGGACGCATATATGATATATGCTGATAGATTATTGGAAAATTTCAATGCATGCTTACATGAATACATTGGCGTGTTTCTGTGTTTATGTTTGTCTTGGAGAATGGGGTTTTCATTATGTTTATACCAGTTGATGAGTCTGGAAAGTGGGATCTTATGTGACACTTTTTTTTGGGCTGGAAAGTTGGAGAGTTTTTGCACTTGGGATGGTAAGGAGACCATTTATACTAGATAAAAGTTTTGGTTAACTCGGATGGTGGATAGGCTAACAATGGAGATATGAGCTTCTTCCACAAAGCTTAAATTTCACCCAGCTTTGTGATGTGTTTGGCAATTGTTCATTTCCAAGGCGTTGCATTTGCAATAATGCTTGAAAAAGTCACAATgagttctctttttttttaaggaaaattaTGAATCATGGTGAACATTGCTGACTGTATGAAGagtatattttttgaattaacaTAAAGGACCTGAATTTTGGGTAGTgcttgttttctaaaattggCTAGTGGTATTTCAATTTCTATCCACCCTTTttgaaaatcatttatttttattaaaaatcttaaattgtttaattaacaTATCTTGATTTTAGTGGAATGTTTTGTTGAGTGGTTTATGGGGTTATATGgtataatatttattgagTGGGTTTAGCAGTCCTCGATTTAGGAGATACATTTTAAATGGTACACAAGGGTATATCATTTTGTAAGAACTTGGTAGCATTGACAAAGGAAGGGCCGACGTACATTAGATGCATTTAATTTCAAGCTTTCTTTTGTCGACTCTCTATGCTCTATGGACTCTCCAATTTCTTTCAAGTCAATTGGATTAAGAAAGGTAAGAAATTTAGCTTGCTAAGTAAAAGTTCTTTGTCATGAAAGGAGGATGTGGGATTGCTTCCTCGTCATACCATGATAATCAAGTATTGGGGCAATCCTCACCCAAATATTTGCAAAGGGAATCTTCAAAGAATGTCTTAAGCTCCTTGTTCCGCCATTTCTAAGAAGTACAAAGAAAAAGCTATAACCACATATTTGGATGGCACTCCCCAGTTTTCTTAAGTTTCTCAAAAATTGTGACAAAAGTCAATaatagtcttttttttttcttttttcgtaGGGGTGTGTTTTGTTGAGTCTATAAAATGTTCTTGTTTATGGTTGTTCTCTATATGGTTGtcttaaatgtttttaattattgttttttcacTTCCTTTGGGAGTTTGTATCCCTAGAATTTTTAATCCTTTTCATTATATCAATGAGAAGTTGTTtcttgtaaaagaaaatgcatCATCGTGGTCTAAACATTAAGATAGATCTTTGGAAAACATCAAATGTTAATTCTCTCATTTATGAAAAGCCAAGTATAGGACTTTACCTTTTTTGTGATATCTAAACCCAAGTGTAAAGAGGGGAAGGAAGACCACGAGGAGACAAGAGTAAGCAACTAAACTATGCCTTTTGAGAATGAGTGCTTAAAGGTTTAATAGACCAAAGACACTTGTTTGTGAGAACCCTTGGACGCTGAAAGAGATGAAACCTCAAGCACCGCCATTGATATTATATTACTTTTAAGGCCGATTGACAAAACATAATGTACTTGATATTACTTTTTAAGGTGACTTGagagttaattaaaaataaaacttactctcttttttttcttccaacccTCTATCTCTCCCCTCCCCTCCTCACTTAGTCCCTCCCTTTCCTCCTGCTTCCCCAACCAATCATCCCCTTCCTTGTCCACTCTCTCCCTAAACTAAGAATGACTAAgcagatttattttattttatttggcaCTAGTGTTTTCTCATTGTGTTGTTTCAATGTTGTTTTTTGGTCCTCGTACAGGTTTGGTACAACATTCTTGAGGTCgcttcatcattttttttgtcactTCATGGTGCAAACAAAAAGTTATTTAGTGTTGCTATTTGGTCATGCTCTAGCTTGGTTGTTTGCTAAATGCTCATTGTTTTCTATTATGTTGCTTTGTTCTCCAATATTGCTTCCTCTTGTTTCAAAGGGGTGGACAACTTAGATTTAGCAAGtagggaagagagagagagagagagagatagggAGGGGGTGGAGAGGGGTTCATGAGAAGAGGAGAAGACGGAGAGAGACTGGAGGGTGGGTGAGGTTGCCAAGACAAGAAGCAAAGGGAGGGTGGCCCATGGAAGTCCTTGTACATCAACCTAAGTGTAgtgtaaaattatttcaaagtACCTCATCATCTTTCGGTTAAAGTAGTTAGCCCACAAAAAAGGAACGACCCATGATTTTGAAGCATTTTAGGAACCTCGGAGATTTTAGTTACAAGTTTTGAAACTCTAAACCTAGTTCATTATCAAAAACTTCGAAACAAGTTAGTTTGTTAAACCTCATGGGTTAATGATGTGTTTATCCGTAGAATTCTTTTTCTACGTAAGGATTTGTTCTTGTAAATATGCAACCATATTGATTGTTTAAGCTATGGCAGTCATCCATGGCAAAGAAGAGAGGGAAAGCGTTAAAGGTTGAAGAACTTTTGAATCATTCTATCTCAAATAAAGGTGTTAAGAAACatattaagaagaagaagtcaaGGAAGGCAAATGaaactttgaatttgaaagtttCCCGTTCTTCTTCAAGCCAAGAACCTGTTAGTATTCCAACACACGACTCAGTTACAACTTTGATCCCTCCCAGCAATGATCAGAAGAAGTATAAAGAAACGGAGGAAAAGAAACATGTCTCTGGATTCATTTTTATGTGCAATGGAAAAACAAAGCCGGAATGTTATGAATATCGCGTTTTTGGCTTaccaaaagggaaaattgaAGTTGTGAAGAATATAGCTCCTGATGCCAAGCTATTTCTTTTCGACACCGACTTGAAGCTTCTCTATGGCATTTACCAAGCTACTACTAAGGGTGCATTGGATTTGGAACCAAGAGCTTTCGATGGCCAATTTCAAGCACAGGTAAAAAAGATCGCCCTTATTGTTTATGTAGATTGAAAATAAGATGGATAGTTTCTCATTAAGTGTAGATTAATGAAGCAtttatgttgattttttttgttgtcaaaATAGGAGGCCTAAAAGCTCAAAACTTAAGTGTACAACTCAATATGTAAGTTAGGGTGGCTATTAGAATCGTCTTTTGGGCAAAGTTGCCTTAACTAATTCAAGCATCTCAATCAAGATTTTTGAATCATGCATGTCACATTATTATGTTAGGAAATGTATTTACCTTATGGATTATAAGCATATGGGGTTTTACAAGCAATTGTGTTTCTTCATATGTTAGAACTTGATCAAATGGTTGCTTTAAGAGTAGCGACCTTACTTGAACGGGCTCTCAAGATCCACTCTATAATTTGTGCAATTGCATCCTTGAATTTGGGAGCTCTCCAAATTTGGGCTTGATTTAGTTTTCCTATAGTTCAATgaacttttgaaagaaaactttgaattttaatatttatgtgaAGAGGTGtttaaatgagagagaaaaaagaaagaattgttTGAGCATTTTAATAGAAAGTAAAACTAACCTCAAGTGGTGATTTGTGTGGACTTGATGAGATATTTGGATGTGCCCTCCAAGCTTGGGTTCAAGCCAATAAGGATTGAGAATTTAACAATATAGAACCTTTGTTGTCTCTTGGAGCTAGACTTAGATGGGTAAAACCTTCCTATAGATAAGTGGGGTATGTATTATTAGGGACTTTTGCAGGGTGGGATGGGGACAAGGATGAGGATGGCTTCTTCGTCTTTGCTCATGCCCTCATTTAAATCTTGTCCCTACAGTCAAGGTGGGGGACTCAAGGGGATCGAAGttattcaattatatattcttatttaaaaatgaaggcAAGTAGGGACTGGGACGAGGTCATTTCACTGTCTTCGTCCCCGTTCAACTTGGTAGGAAGCCCCTCGCGTTACTGCGGTAAAATGGATATTCTTATGCATCATTCTAATATAAGAAGTATGGATACTTTAGCTTGGTTAATGTATTCGTGTTTAACACTTAAGTTGTACCAAGTGAATAAGGATGACCAAACATTTGAGACTCATAACAAATAGCACAAATAATAGCataggaaaaaataattaaatttgggaGAGATACAACAAACCtattttttaagcattttaaatgtataaacttattgattttaaatttcctaGTATAAAATAGTGTATATACTGTGTGTGCGCGCGCGAGTTTGTGTATGCATATATCATTGTCATGTCATGTCCcagatttttaaaagataatgtaTCACAGTGTCCTTGTCATATCGTATCCATGCTGCTAATGCATGGAGTGAGGTCTTTGTTATCTCTGTTGTTGAAGAATGGAGAGAGTAGaagtggaaagaaagaaaagttgaaTATGACAACTTGgtacataattataaatttaggtGTGATTTTTATATCTATGCGCGCGCGCGCGTGTGCGCGTTTGTGCATGTGTGTGTGCGCGCGCGCGTGtgcatgtatgtatatatcaTTGTCATGTTGTGtcccaaatttttaaaagataatgtaTCACAGTGTCCTTGTCGTATTGTATCCATGTTGCTAATGCATGGAGTGAGGTCTTTGTTATCTCTGTTGTTGAAGAATGGAGAGAGTAGAAgtggaaagaaagagaagttgAATATGACAACTTGGtgcataattataaaattaggtgtgttttttatatatgtgtgtgtgcgTGCCTGTGCGTGtttgtgtatgtatatatcaTTGTCATGTCGTGTCCCCGATTTTTAGAAGATAATGTATCACAGTGTCCTTGTCGTATCGTATCCATGTTGCTAATGCATGGTGTGAGGTCTTTGTTATCTTTGTTGTTGAAGAATGGAGAGAGTAGaagtggaaagaaagaaaagttgaaTATGACAACTTggtatataattataaatttagttgtGTTTTTTATGTGTGTGCGCATGTTTGTGTATGTATATGTCATTGTCATGGCGTGTCCTAGATTTTTAAAAGAGAATGTATCACAGTGTCTTGTTGTGTCCTAGATTTTTAAAAGAGAATGTATCACAGTGTCTTGTTGTGTCGTATCCATGCTGCTAATGCATGGAGTGAGGTCTTTGTTATCTATGTTGTTGAAGAATGGAGAGGGTGGaagtggaaagaaagaaaagttgaaTATATCAACTTGgtacataattataaatttaggtGTGTTTTTTATATCAGTGTGTGTGCGCACGTGTGTTTGTGTAGGTATATGTCATTGTCATGTCATGtcccaaatttttaaaaataatgtatcaCGTCTTGTTGTATCGTATCCATGCTGCTAATGCATGGAGTGAGGTTTTTGTTATCTCTATTGTTGGAAGAATGGAGAGACTAGAAgtgacaagaaagaaaagttgaaTATGACCACTTGGTACATAATTTACGTGTGTTTTTGTCGCTTTTAAAAGAGATATTTATAAACCAAATCATGATCAATTAACTAAGGTTACCTTTCGACAACATATAATGATATGAATTAAATCGCATTAAATCTTTACAACAATTTTCATATTAGTGACTAAATCGTTAAATGAGTTTTGGATTTGATTAGTCTTTTTTGTCGGTTGATTAAATTGCCTGTTGAGGGTGAGCATCTTTTGAGGCATTGATGGAGTGAAGAATATTTCTTTCCTATGCTTTCTAATTACTTCTTCTCTATCTATTCATATAGGAATTGTTATGTCATTAATTATTCCTATGGTTTGTAATGGATATCCTTTTATCTGATAAATTATATgatgcttttattttttattgacgGTGGATGAGAAAAAGGCTTTTAGTCCCGTTCATGCCTAAAGGTCTGACTATCTTCCTTTCCTTGGGTGCAAAAAACTGAAGCGAGTGCCTCCGCTTGTACATGCCTAAATGTGACAACCATTATCTTGTTTAATGCCTTTAGTGGGCAGTGCCTTGAAGAGATTGTTTAATTTGATGCTTTAAgtgttattttatattttgcatCACATGGTTATGTATATTCACCTGATTTCTAGTTGGCTGGGACATATGCATCAAAATAGCAACTAGCTTAATCTAGCTTCCTCTTTCCattgagttatttttttattcctttgtTTTTATGTTGTAGGTGAAATTTAAGATATTCAAGGATTGCTTACCTCTTCCCGAAAGTGCTTTCAAAAAGGCTATTAAAGACAATTATTCTGGTCATCGGAAATTCAGGCAGGAACTCAGTGGCACACAGGTTACATTGTACTTGAACTTTATGTTGAATTGCTTTCAGTTCTATGTTTCGTATCATTTAAAAGCAAATGCTCATTTTAGTGAATAATTCTGATTATAATTTGCTGAGGCTGTCTTTTAATGTAGGTAAAACATCTAATTTCCTTGTTCCGCCCTATTGCCAAGAATAAAACATCTCATAAGGAATCACACGTTCGACCAAATGTGGCGAATAGGCCATCATTTAGGTCTACACGAACTAAAGTGGTTAAACCATATCCTCTTGAGAACTTGTCGTCTGGAGTGCACTACTTTCCAGACATTGAGACAAGGCCTCAACATGATCACTACCTTCCGGACATTGAGACAAGGTCTCAACATGATGTTCGTCATGTGCAGTATGATCCATTTGAACCAGGACTACATTTCTCTCATTCACAAGTGCAGCCTAGGCTTGTAAGAGTAGAAGCCCCTCCCCGTCATGTTGAAGCTTATCATCCAGAGCATGCACATGAAGCATATTTTCGTGAAAATTCTTTAAGATACCCTCTAAATTCATATgaaaggtatatatatatttttttcttctttttatcgTCTTAAATATATCTCTTTTGGGTCATTCTGTGCTTTTCTTTCTGCAAGTTGTCCAACTGATTTAGAATGAGTGCAGATAACGATAATATATGCAAGTTATGGACTGCGGGGGTTGTGTCGTTTTCGAGTCACCTAGTGTTGTTTAGTCCTAGTCTGAGTCTATGTTTTCCCTTTGGACTTCGGTGACATGCATTATTCATTTGGTCTTATTTTACTTGATTGAAACCTCTTCTTTTAGTTGGATTTGTGGGCTTGGTTTTTTTATGCAGTTGTGTATTCTACTTTAGACGTGTTTATGCAAGTGGCTGgctttttttggaaatttttcttcttactGGGACTGGAGCTATATAAGTTGATAACCCATGATGTATGTTTCTTTGTACTTTAACAGTATTCGCAATCCGATTGAGACCTATGATAATGGAGATCTCCGGGATGTGTATGGGCGCCGGTATCATACACCACACTTGCAGTCTGATCGAGAAGATGATGCTCGCATAGATTTTATTCCTCGTTACTACAGCCAATGGTTGTCTCCTACGGCC
This portion of the Cucurbita pepo subsp. pepo cultivar mu-cu-16 chromosome LG08, ASM280686v2, whole genome shotgun sequence genome encodes:
- the LOC111799536 gene encoding protein NRT1/ PTR FAMILY 6.1, which encodes MGSTEIKSPQEMVEMPARLDEQRKKLGMFFVESDDRRTAFGRGYTGGTTPVNIRGKPIADLSKTGGWIAAFFIFGNEMAERMAYFGLSVNMVAFMFYVMHMPFTTSSDAVNNFLGISQASSVLGGFIADAYLGRYWTIAIFTTIYLGGLIGITLCATISAFVPNQEICDELSLLLGKCEPAKAWQMTYLYTVLYLTGFGAAGIRPCVSSFGADQFDEKSKDYKSHLDRFFNFFYLSVTTGAIVAFTAVVYIQIKHGWGAAFGSLAIAMGFSNAVFFLGTPLYRHRLPGGSPLTRVAQVLVAAFRKRNALFSSSEMVGLYEVDGKHSAIKGSGKILHTNDFRCLDKAALELKDDGGNPSPWRLCTVTQVEEVKILLKLIPIPACTIILNLVLTEYLTLSVQQAYTLNTHIGRLKLPVTCMPVFPGLSIFLILSLYYSVFVPLSRRITGHPHGASQLQRVGIGLAISIISVAWAGVFERYRRNYAIKNGYEASFLTPMPNLSAYWLLIQYCLIGIAEVFCIVGLLEFLYEEAPDAMKSIGSSYAALAGGLGCFAASLLNSIIKSVTGNPKEGTPSWLSQNINKGQFDYFYWLLTVMSIINFCIFLYSAHRYKYRKDHEVGEGIMENGRHGTM
- the LOC111800904 gene encoding EG45-like domain containing protein isoform X2 — its product is MEAAAMKVVALAVSLVLILTYAHADTGTATFYTPPYVPSACFGFEEQGTLIAAASEGIYNNGAACGRMYRVTCTGPTNLGVPQPCTGNTVTVKVVDLCPSPGCQATIDLSQEAFSSIANPDAGKINIEFTE
- the LOC111800385 gene encoding uncharacterized protein LOC111800385, yielding MAKKRGKALKVEELLNHSISNKGVKKHIKKKKSRKANETLNLKVSRSSSSQEPVSIPTHDSVTTLIPPSNDQKKYKETEEKKHVSGFIFMCNGKTKPECYEYRVFGLPKGKIEVVKNIAPDAKLFLFDTDLKLLYGIYQATTKGALDLEPRAFDGQFQAQVKFKIFKDCLPLPESAFKKAIKDNYSGHRKFRQELSGTQVKHLISLFRPIAKNKTSHKESHVRPNVANRPSFRSTRTKVVKPYPLENLSSGVHYFPDIETRPQHDHYLPDIETRSQHDVRHVQYDPFEPGLHFSHSQVQPRLVRVEAPPRHVEAYHPEHAHEAYFRENSLRYPLNSYESIRNPIETYDNGDLRDVYGRRYHTPHLQSDREDDARIDFIPRYYSQWLSPTASHTAPLSQAAAYHSQNRLPSPYRSQHRFPSQDGGRDYAGLPQGGPASGSLSYGEANLSFSYYDNSSATRLSFR
- the LOC111800904 gene encoding EG45-like domain containing protein isoform X1; protein product: MEAAAMKVVALAVSLVLILTYAHADTGTATFYTPPYVPSACFGFEEQGTLIAAASEGIYNNGAACGRMYRVTCTGPTNLGVPQPCTGNTVTVKVVDLCPSPGCQATIDLSQEAFSSIANPDAGKINIEFTEV